A window of Rosa rugosa chromosome 7, drRosRugo1.1, whole genome shotgun sequence genomic DNA:
aaaagaaagtattttagctcaaaagctcacttagggtcaaatgaatcagacttaatcctagcatgcttaatgaaccaagttacaatcctatctcaaatcttcatacaagtatcacaacgtcgattaaccacagaattcaattaagtcctatttcgattgtgaaaaccttcagccatgaattcagagacatgttcatcctagacgttaggagcatcctaagactcaaacaaacaaaaagattataaaaccaacaaaataaatttttttttttttttttttttttttttaaactgaaaaaaattctgaaaataaaggtgtaaacccaccccatacttagaatctacattgtcctcaatgggaagggtaaaataaacaaacaaacaaacaaagacacaagtacaattcaacctaagcaagtgaagggatagaaatgtcaaactctcgttgatggctcctccacagcttctgttgaaatgggttgcctcccatgcagcgcttaatatttatagtccttcagccgggactcttctccttgttcacacgtcatggggtgcctcctggaggggtatctcttccaatgtgtgccccacgaaggactcatagtagggcttgagacgatgcccatttaccttgaactccttccccgtcttctcactcttgatctctacagcaccatgagcaaacacatttgtaactataaatgggccaacccaacgagaacgaagtttaccagggaatagcttaagtctggaatggaataacagaactttctggcccacttggaagctttttccgcggatcattttgtcatggtaggcctttgtcttctccttgtagatccatgaagcatcgtaggcctcattccttatctcctcaagctcatttagctgtagcttcctatgtaggcccgcttcatcataatccatgttgaacttttggacagcccaccaagccttgtgctctagctccactggaaggtggcatgcctttccgtaggccaacctaaagggagacatcccaataggcgtcttgtaggctgttctgtaggcccacaatgcatcatctaatctctggctccaatccttccttgttgggcccactgtcttttcgagtatcctcttgatctccctgttggacacctctgcttggccactggtctgagggtggtagggcgtggacaccttatgggttaccccatacttcttcagcaaagcctcgattgtccggttgcaaaaatgagaacctccatcactgatcagcacacgtggcacaccaaacctggaaaatatgttagttttcaagaaacctgcaaccacttttgaatcgttagtcctggtggcttttgcttccacccactttgatacatagtccacagccaatagtatatataaacagccattagacgaaggaaatgggcccataaagtcaatgccccaaacatcgaaaatttctacagttattattgggctcatgggcatttgatcttttgggccaagattaccagtccgttggcatctatcacaagaaatacaaaacaagtttgcatccttgaagatagtgggccaataaaatccacagtctaagaccttcaaggccgttctacgaggcccaaagtggcctccacaagcctcactatggcaaaatgacagaattgacctatgctcagactttgggacacatctcctaatgacttggtcactacaatgtttccataaatagggctcatcccaaataaagtgcctagccattttcttcaatttatccttactagctttggaaagtgtgtcaggaaatgtcctagtgactaaatagttaactatatccgcataccagggcacactaacctctatcccaaagagctgctcatctgggaaagtttcctgtaggggctggatgtcctcctcatgtactatcctgctcaaatggtccgccaccacattctcgcttcccttcttgtccttgatctctaggtcaaactcctgcagcagcaagatccatctaatcaatctgggcttggcctccttcttgatcatcagatatctcaaggctgcatggtcagagtaaacaattactttagagtgtaataaataagaacgaaacttatctaaagcaaagactacagccaagagttctttttcagtggtggagtagttgagctgggcgtcgttgagggtccgagaagcatagtaaatagcatagggcttcttatccttcctctggcccaacacagctccaacagcatagtctgatgcatcacacataagctcGAAGGGTAGACTCCAATCCGGTGGGCACATGATGGGGGCcgtggtcaacaactccttgagcttttcaaacgccttcttgcaatcctcattgaacacaaagggcacgtccttttgcaatagggcacacataggtctcgccaccttggagaagtctttgatgaaccgcctgtaaaatcctgcatggccaagaaaagagcgtacctccctcacagttgtgggggagggtaagtgacgtacaagatcaaccttagccttatctacctcaatgcccctagcagatattatgtgtcctaacactatcccttgtgtcaccatgaagtgacacttctcccaattcagcacaaggttagtttctacacacctctcaagtatcaatcctagattctctaaacaagtatcaaaatctttaccgaagacactaaagtcgtccataaagacttcaataatattttcaatgtattctgagaaaatggaaagcatacatctttggaaagtacctggtgcgttgcataagccgaagggcatgcgcctataagcaaaggtcccaaaggggcacgtgaaggtcgtcttctcctgatcctcgtgggctatgcagatctggttgtacccactatatccgtccaagaagcaatagtaggaatggcccgctaagcgctccaacatctggtcaataaaaggcaagggcatatgatccttcctcgttgtggcattcagcttccggtagtcgatacataccctatgaccagtcactaatctctggggcactagctcattatcctcgttctgtaccactgtcaccccagacttcttgggcaccacttgcactggagagacccacttactatcagaaatggggtagatcaccccacaatctagcaacttgatcacctcgtcttggaccaccttcatcatgggcggatgtagacgcctttgggcttctcttgtgggcttggcgccatcttctaacaggatccggtggacacacgtggttgggctgatccccttgatatctgctagagtccaaccaatggcagtcttgtgcttcttcaacacgtccaccaacttcctttcttgctctacctccagcgttgacgatatgatcactgggagggtctccttttctcctaggtacgcgtacttcaaatgctcagggagtaccttcaattccaacttgggTGCCTGAACAATAGAGCGTAGCATTTTATTAGTAGAAACCGGAATTGACAAATAGGAAATTGACCTCTTTATAGGCTGAGCCTCCAGTGAGGCCACAGTCTTGATCACTCTAGGCTCCTCAACGTCCCACTCAACCTTGGGGATAGGTACCCCATTTGCATCATATCTGACCCCCTCCTCTAGGGTCAGAGCCAATTCATCCTCAACCATTGCTTCAGAAAAAAAACCTGCGCGAGTGAATCAACTACATCAATAGCAAAGCACGGTTTCAAGTCAGAAACagggtacctcatggcttcaagaatgttgaagcgtataacatcaccatcaaactccatggtgagagtccctttgtacacgtcgatcttctttcttgcagtcctcataaagggacgccctaaaagtaatggagtggtatttaggggtgattcctccatgtccaatacgtagaaatccgcagggaatatcagatggtttacctgcacaagaacatcctcaacatacccttgagggtatttgttagacctatcagcaagttgaatgacaacattatcccttttaagagggcctagacctagggacacatacaaattataaggcataacatttatggatgcccctaagtctaacatcacattttcaaacctggtgtcaccaatgatacagggaacagaaaaactccctgggtccttcaactttgggggtagtttcctctggataacggctgataccgtctcgctcattttcaccacctccttcaatcttgtctgcctccttgtggtgcaaagctccttcaagaacttggcgtatttaggcacttgtttgatgcactcaatcaggggcatattcacttgaaccttcttgaagatttccaagatctcttgatcagatttatctttcttcgtcttggcaaacctgcttgggaaaggtatagaaacaactgggttagtcttaattaaaccactagagttaggaattgtacctttgggtgcctcagcttggggcacgttaacttccacccttgatgtagctaggtccttctcaacatcctccttagacacctccacaacgtcttcttcttcattatgggccgcttggatcttcttgtgggctctgggagggtcaactagtacgcgtccactcctagtgatgatggcttgggcgtgctcattccttgggttaggcactgtgttgctcggtagcttccctgtttcagcaattcgacccatgaaatccaccacttggcccatttgattcttgagctctgcaatatcctttgaatgggtcgcctgtcctacaaccaaagcttgagtagccgtgttaagttgttgttgccccgcagcaagggacttcaacagttcatcataattaggggcactcaaagtattagaaacaggaggtggagggacagaattgggaataccaaaagtttgaggtacctgaggcctcaaaaacaaacctggtgggcgctgagaattctgacctgggccttgaggtggtctcaaggtgttatcattgttggcccaacgaaagttggggtgatctctgagcccaggattgtacgtattggagtaagggttgtacctcgggccgccttgacctccatgataccctagggcgttaacagattcccatccttctgGAGAGGCAAGCTAGGTACATTTATCAGTGGGGTGCCCTTGAGTCGAGCACATCCCACACACTTgagccattgctcctcctccattaccgtttaagacttgagacagcagagtagacatcttgttgaccttgtcttcaagagcagagttagtggacacctcatgtaccctccgttgagtggaaagcaccccctcatattgctgatagtttagtgcacgattagtaagtagctcccttgcatcagcaggtgtcttatccataaaggaccctccagcagcagcatctaacagaccacgctcattagcggtgagtccttcataaaaataggtaaggagggacccctcactcatcccatggttagggcatgatgctacaaggctcttaaacctgtcccaataattgcagaaattctcctcatgtccttgcgtgattccactaatctgcttcctcaaaacagtgacctttgaggcaggaaagtacttcgtaaggaactcgcccttcatcctatcccaagtgttgatagtcccagcaggcagctcaaatagccaagtcttggccttgtcctccaaagtaaaggggaatgccttcatcttcaagatattgatatcagctcctttagggcacatactcccacagacaaactcgaactccttgagatgcttattggtgtcttcactactcatcccatgaaacttgggtaggtgatgcagaaacccactctttaactcaaaatcatcattaagcccctctcctggttctggataggcaatgcataagggcgcagcacccccacctgtaggattagacagttgcctaatagtctcagccattggtgcttgtacttgctcaacacgggcgtgctcttcctcttcttcctcttctgtattcgcaacgtcctcttcagtgacctcctcttcctcctcttcaaagacttgttcttctccttcttcagaatggtcaggtttgttgatctcctcggttgatctagttgaggagttataacctgaatagttagagtcctgagaatccctcctttctagaagagggcggtctgaaaaagtgagttctgccctttgcttagcacgttccaatttctcaaagagctccttagtcttatcagagacagtggacattcatggacctttaagaccaaatcaagtgttagtaacatatacaaggttcgaaatacaaacattatgtctttcctactttctaagttacttttacatttacatacttaggtactggaacagaggacctcgtttgtgcaatgggactatagaacagctaccctcgacaaggtcatgtttaatccaatataccttaagcatgtcacataacattttttatttttttttttatctttttttttttttttaagtttaagtttgttataaacttagttaatatctcaattgatttcaagttgtaagtcgagcccaatagaaaccactactattggtgagatacgatatagggatagtcgcctagacataagtctctttcctttgtttcagaaggccgaatggccagattaagagttaagtgagagggaggactcattttggtgatactacggaggcaactccctcattgaggtttaggtccctatcggctactcccacatagtggtgtACGCAcattctatagtatctctgagatccaatttaacccatcacccagggtctcaaccttaGACACCATCCgtatgccccttactcagctgggaaattaacttatgtgttagaccgttctccaagtgttaataaaggccgccctcaaccccaagagaccttagcaaggtactattgaagggtttaggccaatattaacaaaagggcccttgtctactcatacgattttacacacttaaaacaattaagtatttaactaaattaataacaacctaagtatattaatctaagtaaaacacatacaatttacaacatgctaaaaaaaacaaacttctacaaattgtacaacaattataaaagacatgcttaattttgtaacactcataaaacttaaactaaatcacaattatagcttggcctaacataaatcgcaatttgtcaccattccacaagtgtagtacaaaaattaacatgcattctatatacaacaaaatcgatgacactttaAGTGCAagggattttaacaatccccggcaacggcgccaaaaattgatgcggctgaaatagcctcacaatttaaccctgcaaaatgtagttgtcagtataggataagcagggatcgttcagtccggggattgtagggtacacctacacaaaaaggtcaattaacaaataaaagaataaaatgggggttttgaaatttggttcctaatctacttaaaataaaaacaaaacaaataaaactatatacaatgatcgacttccctaacctagaccaataccactcagaaattcatttcaacatgctacaaaactgtgcccatcttaaatgcatagataagagcccaaatgaaaagcctcagcggatcaatccatttatctgattcgttctaatgtaggcttggatcggaaaagtccttaccaagcctaatactactaattttcgaaaacactcagcgtaattctcttaactagtagtattatctaaccctcgaatcaactcacacgtgcaaattaaccattacacatagaatttaacacataatttccagaatcgtttaatcattaaagcatgatttttaccactttttagaactaattgctacttgtttaactcagcgccttaacaaataacaattacccttggcaaattaagcaaacacacaagaactctcaccattattcttgcatgcaaacttatgaacctaactctgaaaattacctaaacacataaaagggcacaagattgtgacatgcatcatcaaagaattctcgaaattaactcaataataaactgaaaatctcaaaaatattaataaaaatattctgaaaatttcatgtctccaattacacaactcgcaaatccaaacacacaaaaccgaaataaaaattgtaagtagagtcatagttacactttgaagctttcctcagcggcttggcaacaaggtgatgaactcgtctctgctatggtggtggagcgtccttgactcagcgcctaagaacttcgtagaatgatggatggatggtggtcacggtcttgtaagtGATGGAAGTTTGAGAAGTGAATTGGGCAAAGTCTTGGAATagcttttggccaggaagtgataggccgggaagtgataggccgggaagtgatactAATTCTGGtatggacgttgcctatttataggagagcattggttggcttttgtcgatcatacccttcatcattggacggatgggattgcatcataattcctttaattttccaactgaaaacgtctcctttatggccttaacttctctcataatggggtcttttaacagctgaaacgtctttctcctttatttattttccagttgaaacatctttctcctttattccgcAAATGAAAACGTCtctcctttattccccaactgaaaacgtctttctcctttatttcccttcttcattgcttggtcaaacgtctttaaatgctttattttctgattccatcgttgctgtttccaagagttccaccagccaaggtttcctacaacaagcaggagaatatcagaattttctagagaaaataaagggaattaaaatgtaaagactgCAAAAACAGTCGAcagtgaggaatcctgatccagctaggatttttcatgaatttatctttttccgcttatttcacgccaaacactctacaatactcttaaaatgactcgatgactcaaaacacgaaacttaagggagaaacaaagctaaaatggggcatatactcaataatatcgtcgcactttatgctcctatcaaattcccatgttgtcaccttgtttttctccttaagtattacacggcaaatttaatccccaaggaaaatatattttcctttttaaaaactcttccttgatttcctcttgctttggacggcaaaactcttaagtctccacatttttctcttgacgtcacaaaaccctagtttACATGGGCTTTATCCACTTTTGCCGAAAGTccatcttgcttgataattcttgggccttcttgcgtCCTCTTCAAGCCTTGATGTCTCCAACGTCATGTCCATCATAATTTCGATCACACATCTCAATGGGCTTCAGAGTTTTGCTTCACACAGTTTCCTCTTtcgaacaggatttcctggttggaccaggaaagcttcatttcttcatttctgctcaattgtgtggtcctttgcatctcatttttgctccccttggtgttcgcaagctcctatttccatttgtgagttcatttccactttttagctccgaggtcctgaaaatagaaactatcaataaaaatagaaactttcctaaaatgaaaaatggtaactttcctaaattgaaaatgggaaactttctaaaaatgaaaaatagaaactaccgaaaatggaaactttctacaaataggaactttcccaatcgaagaatggaaactttcctaaacagagttttattaagggaataacgcaagaaatgtaaggaaatgcagttaaaacgtcgcattaaaatgctcctatcacacccaagaactctcaccgttattctagcctgcaaacttattaacctaactttgaaaattacctaaacacgtaaaagggcacaatATTTTgaaacatgcatcataaaagaattctcgaaatcaactcaataataaactgaaaatctcaaaaatattaataaaaatattctgaaaatttcatgtctccaattacacaactcacaaatccaaacacacaaaaccgaaacaaaaattataagtagagtcatagtgacactttgaagctttcctcagcggcttagcaacaaggtgataaactagtctctgctatggtggtggagcgtccttgactcagctcCTAAGAGCTTTGTAGATTGATGGAAGGATGGTGGTCtcggtcttgtaggtgatggaggtttgaggagtgaattgggcagaatCTCAAAATAGTttttggctaggaagtgatagGCAAGGAAGTGATCATAATTCTggtctggacgttgcctatttataggggagcattggttggcttttgtcgatcatacccttcatcatttggacggatgggattgcatcataattcatttaatttcccaactgaaacgtctcctttatggccttaattcctctcataatgggtcttttaacaagctgaaacATCTGtctcttatttattttccagttgaaacatctttctcctttattccccaactgaaaacgtctttctcctttatttcccttcattgcttggtcaaacgtcttaaatgctttattttctgattCCATCATTGCTGTTTTCAAGAGTTCCACCAAGCAACGTATCCTACAAAATGATAATGttttagagaaaataaagggaattaaaatgtaaagaccgcaagaATGTTGACAGTGAGTAATCatgatccagctaggatttttcatgaattttgcaTTTTCTGcctatttcacgccaaacactcaACAATACTCTCAAAATGATttaatgactcaaaacacgaaactaagggagaaacaaggctaaaatagGGCacatactcaataatatcgtcgcactttgtgctcctatcattgagacttttatcaatacatgtccctgattctggaaaggataaaggcaccctaggaattatcaccattgccaaataagcatGTGTCCCAAATTGTGTGCACAAGATGTACaaccccctagataaacccctttgagcgtACAATtgtaagccttttctttcatcaccctaaataTCCTTAACCCCAAacccttagtatagttacaatccTACCATTTGTTCTAacaacttagtggagctatcttttgagacttactacatggATTTGGCGTTAGAGATGAACATttagaagaggtgaaagttcgagtgtgggggtagacttgtctatgaaaaaaaaaattatgtgaaagctgtgaaaaagaaaatgaaaaagaaaagaaaagaaaaaaatgtgtacggctagaaaagaaaaagaaagaaaaaaaatttatggattttagtcccccatactttgtggatttggagtttgttttgaattgaaggcccactatcgaAAAAATTTGGTTTTTGTCCAGTTCACGAGATTTCAAGggaagtttagaatgaagatTAGGCCCAACATAAAGACACTAGGCCTTTTATTTTACCTCTATGGGTGTGGCGTTTTGCTTTGGTGGATTTATAGAAGTCTCTACAtctacatgagctctgctaggtttttaggacactttgttaaattccttacccttgataggagcattttaatgcgacgttttaactgcatttccctacattttctgcgttatttccttaataaaactctgtttaggaaagtttccattctttgattgggaaagttcctatttgtagaaagtttctatttttgtagtttctatttatcatttttagtaagtttccattttcggtagtttctatttttcatttttagaaagtttcccattttcagtttaggaaagttgccatttttcattttaggaaagtttctatttttcttactagtttctattttcaggacctccgagctaaaaagtggaaatgaactcataaatggaaagaggagcttgcgaacgtcaaggggagcaaaaatgaggaacaatggaccacagaaatgagcagaaattttcctgcttcaaccaggaaaccctgcgaaagggaggaaagcttaccaatgaagtttccaacgttaccatgaaaaagaaatggaagaatgaagtgttatggcgttggaatgtataaaggcttgaagttgaagcaacaaggcccaaaaactctcaagacttattggattttcggcaaaatggatcaaggcccatcaaggcccaagcaattagggtttgtgacgcatggaagaaaccctagaaaggtttgccgtccaaagcaagagagaaagaaggagtcttgccttgaaaatcagaaaataataagaagatttcgtggagattttattgggagacttttaagggaagagaatatgtgttgaacacaaagagctctcaaaggaagtctagatacattcctatattctctaaaggagttgttgccgaatttcaagagataaaatcagaatattatcatggtatttcggcaagaaaatcaagggaaatattctagaaaattatgtgattggttgatacatgtcatagggcttacttggcaagattctattggaggaaattatgtggagttagacattgttgccgtgagtttctctagggttttgcacggccttggagaccaagttgccgttccctatatagtctcccctcttctcaacgtcaagggttcccctctccatacaatttacaactcagaaaaatcagaaaatccctctagcatagccgtgagtttctccatcctctagggcaaccacgaagttcaagcaaggccaaggaagaagaggacaagccgtgcacatcatccatcaccatccttgaagattgctttcgaaattcaagagaccattcatcccatctccatctcttggtgtaatccgattctccttgtaacctttgctttgtaattttcgttggttatgccctagttgacacatgtgtttgaacaagtttcgaattctgaaattctatgattaattgttaattttcagattcatgttttgcgatttatggttgcttatgtgtgagtgtttgattaaatttgcatgatagataacttttgtattttaatcttatgtggttgcaaacacctagggtttttatataattggtgctacgaatttaagaacatgaatcaactttttggttttgtgttcttgaatcaataagtagtaaaggttttgtacaaaaaccgaatttaatcaaagaagattgcaattaggtggactttttcatactaagttgcacatttgaattgatagcctttctagatgcttaatgcgttagacatgtatgattgactagctttctagggcttgaatgcatgtttgataggattagtctatgtgctttcacttagattaattagcgttgaaagtaaaatatgggaaattgtttgctttgaacgtttcacatgatcaattcctcttgcatgactatgatgaacaatgatgaacttgaatcaactttaatcatatgtttcgattttgatctttgttcttgcattccatttataattttatgtttttgcattttaattgttttattaacttagttttattttcagaaaaaccaaaatcaaaaacccccttttaattcgtaaataatgtgcatatgtgtgaatattatactttgttttgattttaattgtttaattgtttaacaatgacaggtgtaccctcaatccccggaatagaacgatccctatttgcttatactactaacgatatttcagggttaaattatgcgcttgctttgagcgcatcaacCCTTTGTTTCTTAAAACTGATACGCgcaaaagcatcgccaatttaaaccctgaaaatgtcgagcgttagtatagagtaagcagggatcgttctaaaccggggattgagggtgctaacatgtgagaacaaaatcaaagaaaagaata
This region includes:
- the LOC133723214 gene encoding uncharacterized protein LOC133723214, whose protein sequence is MSTVSDKTKELFEKLERAKQRAELTFSDRPLLERRDSQDSNYSGYNSSTRSTEEINKPDHSEEGEEQVFEEEEEEVTEEDVANTEEEEEEEHARVEQVQAPMAETIRQLSNPTGGGAAPLCIAYPEPGEGLNDDFELKSGFLHHLPKFHGMSSEDTNKHLKEFEFVCGSMCPKGADINILKMKAFPFTLEDKAKTWLFELPAGTINTWDRMKGEFLTKYFPASKVTVLRKQISGITQGHEENFCNYWDRFKSLVASCPNHGMSEGSLLTYFYEGLTANERGLLDAAAGGSFMDKTPADARELLTNRALNYQQYEGVLSTQRRVHEVSTNSALEDKVNKMSTLLSQVLNGNGGGAMAQVCGMCSTQGHPTDKCT